One genomic segment of Alkalimarinus alittae includes these proteins:
- a CDS encoding ribose-phosphate pyrophosphokinase, whose protein sequence is MKPILFTLFSDESSLCAELLNSDHFELGEADIRRFPDGESYVRVTSQIKDRNIIILANLHHPDDKLLPVLFLCQSLRDQSAKHITLIAPYLPYMRQDKRFHSGECITSAVFANILSTAIDELVTIDPHLHRYHALSEIYSTKTQTLKADNTIANWIKRNIQNPLIIGPDSESEQWAAATAEMIDCPHLVLTKERFGDRDVSISYPNAATLADRTPVLVDDIISTGRTMIETAGVLTSEGFKAPVCIGVHAVFSENDYQALANSDVEKVVTCNTIQHHSNGIDLSEVIINALRSQRV, encoded by the coding sequence TTGAAACCGATACTATTTACCCTGTTTAGTGATGAAAGCTCGCTTTGTGCAGAACTATTGAATAGCGACCACTTTGAATTGGGCGAAGCAGATATTCGTCGCTTCCCTGACGGTGAAAGTTACGTAAGAGTAACTAGCCAAATTAAAGACCGTAACATTATCATTTTGGCAAACCTTCACCATCCCGATGATAAACTCTTACCAGTGTTATTTCTTTGTCAGTCATTAAGAGATCAGTCAGCCAAACACATCACGCTCATCGCGCCTTACTTACCCTACATGCGACAAGATAAGCGGTTTCATAGTGGAGAGTGCATCACCTCTGCCGTGTTTGCTAACATATTAAGCACAGCTATAGACGAGCTAGTCACCATAGACCCACATCTGCATCGTTACCATGCACTTTCAGAAATATATAGCACTAAAACGCAGACACTAAAAGCAGACAATACGATTGCCAACTGGATAAAGCGCAACATCCAAAACCCGCTCATCATCGGCCCAGATAGCGAAAGTGAACAATGGGCGGCAGCAACGGCAGAGATGATTGACTGCCCTCACCTTGTGCTCACAAAAGAACGGTTTGGCGACCGAGACGTCAGCATTTCATACCCCAATGCAGCAACGTTAGCAGACCGCACCCCAGTATTAGTGGACGATATTATTTCTACCGGAAGAACCATGATAGAAACCGCAGGCGTACTAACATCAGAAGGCTTTAAAGCCCCTGTTTGTATAGGTGTACATGCTGTATTTTCAGAAAATGATTATCAAGCATTGGCCAACAGCGATGTTGAGAAGGTTGTTACCTGCAATACCATTCAGCATCACAGCAATGGAATCGACTTATCTGAGGTCATCATTAATGCATTAAGGTCTCAACGTGTTTAA
- a CDS encoding Gfo/Idh/MocA family oxidoreductase — MKKFALIGAAGYVASRHMRAIKETNNELTAALDISDSVGVIDSYFPNARFFTEFERFDRHIDKVRRKSQDDALDFISICSPNYLHDAHARFAFRSGADAICEKPLVLNPWNLDGLQEIEQATGRKVFNILQLRLHPSLKKIKKQIIQENKKSKYEVDLTYITSRGRWYMMSWKGVESKSGGIATNIGVHFFDMLSWLFGDLQQNEVHLYTPKKSSGYLEYEKARVRWFLSIDENDLPDQCKKEGQRTYRSITIDENEIEFSGGFTDLHTMSYQHILDGQGFGINDARTAIETVHNIRNSKLRENPAIKHPFANKNS, encoded by the coding sequence TTGAAGAAATTTGCCTTAATTGGTGCTGCTGGATATGTCGCATCAAGACATATGAGAGCCATTAAAGAAACCAACAATGAACTTACAGCTGCATTGGATATATCTGACTCTGTTGGAGTGATTGACTCTTACTTTCCAAACGCTCGATTTTTCACCGAGTTTGAACGTTTTGATCGCCATATAGATAAAGTTAGAAGAAAGTCTCAAGATGACGCATTAGACTTTATTTCAATTTGTTCACCTAATTACCTTCATGATGCACACGCTCGATTTGCTTTTCGTTCTGGTGCCGACGCAATATGCGAAAAACCATTAGTCCTCAACCCTTGGAATTTAGATGGTCTTCAGGAAATTGAACAAGCAACTGGCAGAAAAGTATTTAACATTCTACAACTCAGACTACATCCATCTTTAAAAAAAATAAAAAAACAAATTATTCAAGAAAATAAAAAATCAAAGTATGAAGTAGACCTTACTTACATAACCTCTAGAGGGCGCTGGTATATGATGTCATGGAAGGGTGTCGAATCTAAATCTGGAGGTATAGCCACAAACATAGGCGTCCATTTTTTTGATATGCTCTCTTGGCTATTCGGAGACCTTCAACAAAATGAAGTTCATTTATATACACCAAAAAAATCCAGCGGCTACCTAGAATATGAAAAAGCAAGAGTCCGCTGGTTCTTATCAATTGATGAGAATGACCTTCCTGACCAATGTAAAAAAGAAGGCCAACGGACCTACCGTTCGATTACTATTGATGAAAATGAAATTGAATTCTCTGGCGGGTTTACTGACCTTCATACAATGAGCTACCAACATATCCTCGATGGTCAAGGGTTTGGTATCAATGATGCTAGAACAGCCATCGAGACGGTCCATAATATAAGAAATAGCAAACTTAGAGAAAACCCAGCCATAAAACACCCTTTTGCAAATAAGAACTCATGA
- a CDS encoding N-acetyltransferase produces the protein MIPYFKHNSAIVDDGASIGEGTKIWHWTHVSSEAVIGQHCSLGQNVFIGNKVKIGNNVKIQNNVSVYDNVYLEDDVFCGPSVVFTNVYNPRSAISRKNEYRNTIVKQGATLGANCTIICGVTLGLFSFVAAGAVVTKDVKDFALMAGVPAKQIGWMSEYGEQLSIPLTGERTATCPHTQTIYHLKDGHLSKIE, from the coding sequence ATGATCCCTTACTTTAAACACAACTCCGCCATTGTCGATGATGGCGCATCAATCGGTGAAGGCACAAAAATATGGCACTGGACACACGTCAGTTCTGAAGCGGTAATCGGCCAACATTGCTCATTAGGTCAAAATGTGTTTATTGGCAATAAAGTAAAGATCGGTAATAACGTAAAGATACAGAATAACGTATCTGTATATGATAATGTTTACCTTGAAGATGATGTTTTTTGTGGTCCTAGTGTTGTTTTTACAAATGTATATAACCCTCGCTCTGCGATATCAAGAAAGAATGAGTATAGGAACACAATTGTAAAACAAGGTGCCACTTTAGGTGCTAACTGCACTATTATTTGCGGCGTTACTCTTGGTCTATTTTCATTCGTGGCAGCAGGGGCTGTGGTAACTAAAGACGTGAAAGACTTTGCTTTAATGGCTGGAGTGCCAGCTAAACAAATTGGCTGGATGAGTGAGTATGGGGAGCAATTGAGCATCCCTCTAACAGGGGAAAGAACGGCCACTTGCCCCCACACACAGACAATCTATCATTTGAAAGATGGCCACCTTTCTAAAATAGAATAA
- a CDS encoding DegT/DnrJ/EryC1/StrS family aminotransferase — translation MQFIDLKYQQSLVRETINQNIKKVLDHGQYILGPEVNELEQSLAAFVGSKHCIGVGSGTDALQIALMAIGVKPGDEVIVPAFSFIATAEVVSLLGAKPVFVDVEESSYCMDSTCLDAAVTAKTKAIIPVSLYGQCANMEEINAFALKNSLVVIEDAAQSLGAKYKGKQSCNLSTIGCTSFFPSKPLGAYGDGGACFTNDKDIAKAITQIRVHGQGKRYHHAQIGINGRLDTLQAAILLAKLDLFEDEIIKRSHIANNYTEVLKDVSGINPPLLNNNATHVFAQYTIRLSDRNALSTHLEKQGIPTAIHYPIPLHKQPAFEGLSDSNLPISCRLAEEVLSLPMHPYLTKADQDKVLDSIIEWAEQ, via the coding sequence ATGCAGTTTATCGATTTAAAATACCAACAGTCATTAGTTCGAGAGACAATTAACCAGAACATAAAAAAGGTCTTAGACCATGGACAGTATATCCTTGGCCCAGAAGTAAATGAATTAGAACAAAGCTTGGCTGCTTTTGTTGGCTCAAAGCACTGTATCGGCGTTGGTAGTGGGACTGATGCTTTACAAATTGCTTTGATGGCTATTGGTGTAAAACCTGGAGATGAAGTTATTGTTCCGGCATTTAGCTTTATCGCTACCGCCGAAGTTGTTTCATTACTTGGAGCCAAGCCTGTTTTTGTAGATGTTGAAGAATCATCATACTGCATGGATTCAACCTGTCTTGACGCAGCAGTTACTGCAAAAACAAAAGCTATTATCCCTGTTAGCCTATATGGGCAATGTGCCAACATGGAAGAGATAAACGCGTTCGCTTTAAAAAACAGTCTAGTTGTAATTGAGGATGCAGCACAAAGCTTGGGAGCAAAATATAAAGGAAAACAATCATGTAATCTATCAACTATTGGGTGCACCAGTTTTTTCCCGTCTAAACCTTTAGGTGCCTACGGTGACGGCGGTGCCTGTTTCACCAATGATAAGGACATTGCAAAAGCGATTACACAAATAAGGGTTCACGGCCAAGGCAAACGCTACCACCACGCCCAAATTGGCATTAACGGCAGACTAGATACATTGCAAGCCGCAATATTACTTGCCAAGCTAGACTTATTTGAAGACGAAATCATCAAACGATCTCACATAGCAAATAATTATACTGAGGTTTTAAAAGATGTGAGTGGCATCAACCCACCACTGCTTAACAATAACGCCACACATGTTTTTGCTCAGTATACTATAAGGCTAAGTGATAGAAACGCTCTCTCTACCCACTTAGAGAAACAAGGTATTCCAACGGCTATTCATTATCCGATACCTCTTCACAAACAACCTGCTTTTGAAGGGTTATCTGACTCAAATTTGCCAATTTCTTGTCGACTAGCAGAGGAAGTTTTAAGCCTCCCAATGCACCCTTATTTAACCAAAGCTGACCAAGATAAAGTTTTAGATAGCATCATTGAGTGGGCTGAACAGTAA
- the wecB gene encoding non-hydrolyzing UDP-N-acetylglucosamine 2-epimerase yields the protein MSLKILTVIGARPQFIKAATISRKVALTRNISEHIIHTGQHYDENMSGIFFDELDIPTPDVNLNIGSGLHGEQTAKMLIGIEQEIIKQKPSCVLVYGDTNSTLAGTLAATKLNTPVCHVEAGLRSFNRNMPEEMNRILTDHASDTLFAPTKNAVNQLRKEGVLSNNIILSGDVMFDAALYYSSKAEASSTIMESNHLTKNNYILATVHRAENTDNLERLTRIMSELKALAQHIKVVMPIHPRTLKFLSDCNISAQNILLLEPTGYLDMIKLERNSKLIITDSGGVQKEAFFHKKPCITLRTETEWVELVEAGHNVLFPPISDNTGSLTESVQSLTSNSQHSFSNSLYGDGHSAQLILSEINQRYG from the coding sequence ATGTCATTAAAGATTCTTACCGTAATTGGTGCGCGGCCACAATTTATTAAAGCCGCAACTATCTCTAGAAAAGTTGCTCTCACACGTAATATTTCAGAGCATATTATCCATACAGGACAACACTATGATGAAAATATGTCCGGTATATTTTTTGACGAACTTGATATACCCACACCCGATGTAAATTTAAATATAGGTTCTGGTTTACACGGAGAGCAAACAGCCAAAATGCTAATAGGCATTGAGCAAGAGATCATCAAACAAAAACCTTCTTGCGTGCTTGTGTATGGAGACACAAATTCGACTTTAGCCGGCACATTGGCCGCGACTAAGCTCAATACTCCCGTTTGTCATGTAGAGGCTGGCTTACGCTCATTTAATCGTAATATGCCCGAAGAAATGAATAGAATATTAACCGATCATGCATCAGACACATTGTTTGCACCGACAAAAAATGCGGTTAATCAACTACGAAAGGAAGGTGTGCTATCAAATAACATAATCCTGTCAGGGGATGTCATGTTTGATGCCGCATTGTATTACAGTTCTAAAGCAGAGGCTTCAAGCACAATAATGGAGTCAAATCACCTAACAAAGAATAACTATATTCTAGCCACTGTTCACAGAGCAGAAAATACAGACAACCTAGAAAGGTTAACTAGAATAATGAGCGAACTCAAAGCACTAGCTCAGCATATAAAAGTCGTCATGCCTATTCACCCTAGAACGCTAAAATTTCTTTCAGATTGTAATATCTCAGCACAGAATATTTTGTTGCTAGAGCCTACGGGGTATCTGGATATGATAAAACTGGAAAGAAATTCAAAATTGATAATTACCGACTCTGGTGGCGTTCAAAAAGAAGCCTTCTTCCATAAAAAACCATGCATAACCCTTAGAACTGAAACTGAATGGGTAGAGTTAGTCGAGGCTGGCCACAATGTACTATTCCCCCCCATTTCAGATAATACTGGCTCCCTAACTGAGTCTGTACAAAGTCTTACCTCAAACTCTCAACACTCCTTTTCAAATTCGTTATATGGAGACGGCCACTCCGCCCAGTTAATTCTTTCGGAAATTAACCAACGCTATGGTTAA
- a CDS encoding lipopolysaccharide biosynthesis protein, whose product MRQSFKQQIITLSSATGLAQAITLLFSPILTHLYTPEDFGVFSIFTTTSAFLALLWTMRYELAIPLQKKRVHSLALIASTLGLAITFSLLLFLLLTLFSLSAASEKLGIAPLFLFLLPLSAFLYSIVQLFERLASRDHNIKLIAKSKLSRSATTALLSILFAWLGGLGLIAAAICGLLLSSSILASNELKNVLKAAKLTTRRRATVLFKRYKQFPQYDLPSSVLYFFSSQGFILLLVFCFDPIVAGYYALAERLVASPISIFTNSYATIFYVRLTEKYKNIKTSINDDVKQNTILFLSYSILPFLLALYALEYILGYIFGPTWSELYLYILALSPALFVTVVAAPSSPVLRIIGRQDISFKLHLIHLTIKVGVLAITALYLQVSPLLCLVWVSLASFLVISVNILIIFKLIGISSYKVFFLMIFFIVAVIVMQFSHGIII is encoded by the coding sequence TTGCGTCAAAGCTTCAAGCAACAAATAATAACGCTGTCATCAGCAACAGGCTTAGCTCAGGCCATCACACTCTTATTCAGCCCAATACTGACGCACCTTTACACGCCGGAAGATTTCGGCGTTTTCTCCATTTTCACAACCACTTCCGCCTTTTTAGCGCTGCTGTGGACAATGAGGTATGAGCTTGCAATCCCTCTTCAGAAAAAACGAGTTCACTCTCTTGCATTGATTGCAAGTACACTTGGGTTAGCGATAACATTCAGCTTACTGTTATTCCTGCTACTTACTTTATTCTCATTAAGCGCTGCATCAGAGAAACTGGGAATTGCCCCCCTCTTTCTATTTTTACTGCCACTGTCAGCTTTTCTTTACTCCATAGTACAGTTATTTGAACGTCTAGCCTCTCGAGACCACAACATAAAACTCATTGCAAAAAGTAAATTAAGCAGATCTGCTACAACAGCTTTGTTATCAATACTGTTTGCATGGTTAGGTGGACTTGGGCTCATAGCGGCAGCTATATGTGGCCTTCTACTTTCTAGTTCAATATTGGCCAGCAATGAACTTAAAAATGTATTGAAAGCCGCAAAATTAACAACTCGACGAAGAGCAACTGTCTTGTTTAAGCGATACAAGCAATTCCCGCAATATGATCTTCCCTCATCTGTTCTTTATTTCTTTAGTTCTCAGGGTTTTATACTGCTACTTGTTTTTTGCTTTGACCCAATTGTCGCGGGCTACTATGCACTTGCAGAACGATTAGTCGCATCCCCTATATCCATTTTTACAAACTCTTATGCAACGATTTTTTATGTTCGGCTTACCGAAAAATACAAGAACATAAAAACATCAATTAACGATGACGTAAAACAGAATACGATATTATTTTTAAGCTACTCCATCCTCCCTTTTTTGCTAGCGCTCTATGCGTTGGAGTACATTCTTGGATACATATTTGGTCCAACATGGAGCGAGCTTTATCTTTATATATTGGCTTTATCACCTGCATTATTTGTAACGGTTGTCGCTGCTCCCAGCTCACCTGTTCTTAGAATAATTGGCCGGCAAGATATTTCTTTCAAACTGCATTTAATTCACCTGACAATCAAAGTTGGTGTACTAGCAATCACCGCATTATATTTACAAGTTTCACCATTGCTCTGCCTTGTATGGGTCAGTCTGGCGTCCTTTTTAGTTATCTCAGTTAACATACTAATTATTTTTAAGTTAATAGGGATATCGAGCTATAAGGTGTTTTTTTTAATGATTTTTTTTATTGTTGCCGTTATTGTGATGCAATTCAGTCACGGCATCATCATTTAG
- a CDS encoding class I SAM-dependent methyltransferase: MRNEEPTIELELVPCDFCKSTDFKVQYSKPDLYTWFSSYEFNVVKCDNCQLVYVNPRPTMKSMTSYYPPKYFSKRDTDIANKRYMQQLKYLPSLNNEKILDIGCAKGDFLAFLGKRFPNLNLHGCDAFNDKVAHPNIEFCNAELSNAGYPASCFDLVTAWAVFEHLHFPSKYFEELGRILKPKGKFIFLVPNANSLYGKKSYREDLPRHLHHFSRNTVEKYANRYGLSLTNIHYTNDVFNGKGKGLFYYSLARLANISWKQIRNKDLSLFEKIILKIGRALDYVTFLTDWEAKLKRSGVMIIELQKQ; the protein is encoded by the coding sequence ATGAGAAATGAAGAACCCACTATCGAGCTAGAACTTGTCCCTTGCGATTTTTGTAAAAGCACGGATTTCAAGGTTCAATATTCGAAGCCAGATTTATATACTTGGTTTAGTTCATATGAGTTTAACGTGGTTAAGTGCGATAACTGCCAGTTAGTATATGTTAACCCCCGGCCAACTATGAAGTCGATGACATCATACTACCCACCGAAGTATTTTTCTAAACGAGATACTGACATCGCAAACAAACGCTATATGCAGCAACTAAAATACTTGCCTTCACTAAACAATGAAAAAATACTCGACATAGGTTGCGCAAAGGGTGATTTTTTAGCCTTTTTAGGCAAGCGCTTTCCTAATCTTAACTTGCATGGATGTGATGCATTTAATGATAAAGTTGCACACCCCAACATAGAGTTTTGTAATGCCGAATTAAGTAACGCGGGCTATCCAGCTAGTTGTTTTGATCTGGTAACAGCTTGGGCTGTTTTTGAACATCTCCACTTTCCTTCAAAATACTTCGAAGAACTGGGTCGTATATTAAAGCCTAAAGGAAAGTTCATATTTCTTGTTCCCAACGCAAATAGTTTATATGGAAAAAAGTCATACAGAGAAGACCTTCCTCGTCACTTACATCATTTTTCTCGTAATACTGTTGAGAAATATGCCAACCGGTACGGTCTCTCTTTAACTAACATCCATTACACCAATGATGTTTTTAATGGTAAAGGAAAAGGGCTTTTCTACTATTCACTTGCAAGGCTAGCCAATATATCGTGGAAACAAATTAGAAACAAAGACCTAAGCTTATTTGAAAAAATCATACTCAAGATTGGTCGAGCGCTCGACTATGTTACCTTTCTTACAGACTGGGAAGCTAAATTAAAAAGAAGTGGCGTAATGATAATTGAACTCCAAAAGCAGTAG
- a CDS encoding class I SAM-dependent methyltransferase, with product MSGTVINLINRVAGYIKPVFRGNHTGWYASASLGKHIDPLARFFEYLLGVSIPRQKINRIKPQVISDLRGDIIEIGGFDNHFRSRYNSGEFRNLDVAPGKYVDIVANAECIPEVKSNSLGGIICISVIEHTTSPHKIIEEAHRCLKPGGVLLLSSPWIFETHMEPNDFLRFSKHQLENWCDQFETIEVDYTNSYVGVIAHFLQRNVVLRFILGSFFCLADLTMPNNSKWATQITLILKKR from the coding sequence ATGAGTGGAACAGTCATAAACCTTATTAATCGAGTCGCCGGATATATAAAACCCGTTTTTCGGGGAAACCATACAGGATGGTATGCTTCTGCATCTCTCGGAAAGCACATTGACCCGCTTGCCCGTTTTTTTGAGTACTTGTTAGGGGTATCCATCCCACGACAAAAAATCAACCGTATAAAACCGCAAGTCATATCTGATCTAAGGGGTGACATCATCGAAATTGGGGGGTTCGACAACCACTTTCGGTCTCGCTATAACTCAGGTGAATTTCGCAACCTCGATGTAGCCCCTGGAAAATACGTTGATATTGTCGCAAATGCTGAATGCATACCCGAAGTCAAGTCCAATTCACTCGGTGGTATTATCTGCATATCCGTTATAGAGCATACAACATCCCCCCACAAAATAATCGAAGAAGCTCACAGGTGCTTGAAACCCGGTGGGGTGTTGCTGCTATCTAGCCCCTGGATTTTTGAAACACATATGGAGCCCAATGATTTTTTAAGATTTTCAAAACACCAGCTAGAAAATTGGTGCGACCAATTCGAAACTATTGAGGTTGATTATACTAATTCATATGTAGGTGTTATCGCACACTTTCTCCAACGTAATGTTGTATTACGATTTATTTTAGGATCATTTTTTTGTTTAGCTGACCTCACCATGCCAAACAACTCAAAATGGGCAACCCAAATAACTCTAATATTAAAGAAACGATAG
- a CDS encoding glycosyltransferase family protein, which translates to MKTIGIFTPYSLTPYHPRLESIITALDKADYEVSLHQSPIKASILKKLLNLLVLNFVDLYSVLNLAKKTKQVDVVFIQSFRYLPLAIFARYYKKKVIYETLDNNIHLWFYYLVKQFPFLQKLPLAINTFENFEKKLVFRFTDKVIVNSAALMNYFGHRASLIYYTSPLENICQKISTERPTCLIYIGWFCEMKGAYTMIKLAKQLKLRLIVYGRITEEKVKGAASSEPLVTVYGHLSSTDLKKELPLLFSKYNAVGLSLTNSVNHSNATQEINKDIDYMALGIPIIGNSRGPTAEKINNGCGLFYEDLLESHTLIEDTDRLSKISKQEIKLYNQRYSTEQFEDQINRVILEIL; encoded by the coding sequence GTGAAGACAATTGGCATATTTACGCCCTACTCACTCACCCCCTATCATCCAAGGTTAGAGTCCATAATTACTGCGCTAGACAAGGCTGATTATGAAGTTAGCCTTCACCAATCTCCAATAAAAGCATCAATTCTAAAAAAACTATTAAACTTACTGGTTCTTAATTTTGTCGATTTATACTCAGTATTAAATCTCGCTAAAAAGACTAAGCAGGTGGATGTAGTGTTTATTCAAAGTTTCCGCTATTTACCGTTAGCGATCTTTGCTAGATACTATAAGAAAAAAGTTATTTATGAAACTTTGGATAATAATATTCACCTTTGGTTTTATTACTTAGTCAAACAGTTTCCATTTTTACAAAAACTACCACTGGCGATTAACACCTTTGAAAATTTCGAGAAAAAGCTCGTATTCCGTTTCACGGACAAAGTTATTGTCAATAGCGCTGCGTTAATGAACTATTTTGGACACCGTGCTAGCTTAATATACTACACTTCACCTCTCGAAAACATTTGTCAAAAGATATCTACTGAGCGCCCAACTTGTCTTATCTATATTGGCTGGTTCTGCGAAATGAAAGGTGCTTACACGATGATTAAACTAGCTAAACAACTGAAACTACGATTAATAGTTTATGGCAGAATTACCGAAGAAAAGGTGAAAGGTGCTGCAAGTAGTGAACCATTAGTAACTGTTTATGGTCACTTATCAAGTACGGATCTAAAAAAAGAACTACCATTACTATTTAGTAAATACAATGCGGTTGGCTTATCGCTTACCAACAGTGTTAACCACAGTAATGCGACACAGGAAATTAACAAAGACATAGATTATATGGCTCTTGGGATACCTATTATTGGTAATTCAAGAGGCCCTACAGCAGAGAAAATAAACAATGGATGCGGTTTGTTTTATGAAGACTTGCTTGAATCACATACGTTGATAGAAGATACTGATCGACTTTCAAAGATATCAAAGCAAGAAATAAAGCTCTATAATCAGCGGTATTCAACCGAACAATTTGAAGATCAAATCAATAGGGTAATCTTAGAAATACTATGA
- a CDS encoding class I SAM-dependent methyltransferase produces MKLSEIARIYKKKLPPVSNNCSIYESAQPYRTLRQFIPSNLDSNILDAGCGNGIVAKHLNNRSYTNIFTCDLFDNISNTSGIKHCISSLDALPFQDNSFEFVYSLSVIYYLKSPQVGINEIIRVLKPGGRAIITAHTKYSLPTVWRILKRILDIKNVEHLKGVTFYSASQLEKMVITNDARVIKKSGYSANNLAFQLYKKLVKLINRYSKKQFKTRFFILPETNSLNKIMSIFAYHSIIIIQKNV; encoded by the coding sequence ATGAAATTGAGTGAAATTGCCCGCATCTATAAAAAGAAGCTGCCACCCGTATCGAATAACTGCAGCATCTATGAAAGCGCTCAGCCATATCGCACGCTGAGACAATTCATCCCAAGCAATTTAGATTCAAATATTCTCGATGCTGGGTGCGGAAATGGAATAGTAGCCAAACACCTAAATAATCGAAGCTATACAAATATATTCACGTGTGATTTGTTTGATAACATATCGAATACTTCGGGCATCAAGCACTGTATTTCAAGTTTAGATGCCTTACCATTTCAAGATAATAGCTTTGAGTTTGTTTATTCACTATCTGTTATTTATTATCTAAAATCCCCACAAGTAGGGATAAATGAGATTATTAGAGTTTTAAAACCAGGAGGGAGAGCGATCATCACAGCTCACACCAAATACTCACTACCAACAGTCTGGAGAATACTTAAACGAATACTGGATATCAAAAACGTTGAACACCTTAAAGGTGTAACTTTTTATAGTGCCAGTCAACTTGAAAAAATGGTGATAACCAATGACGCCAGAGTAATAAAGAAGAGCGGTTATTCAGCTAACAACTTAGCGTTCCAACTATACAAAAAATTAGTAAAGCTAATCAATCGGTATTCAAAAAAACAATTTAAGACGCGTTTTTTCATCTTACCAGAGACAAACAGCCTCAATAAAATAATGTCAATTTTTGCCTATCACTCAATTATTATTATTCAAAAAAATGTCTAG